A section of the Ogataea parapolymorpha DL-1 chromosome II, whole genome shotgun sequence genome encodes:
- a CDS encoding 5'-3' exoribonuclease 2: MGVPALFRWLSRKYPKIISPVIEEEPIVVGDVEQPVQYSNPNPNGELDNLYLDMNGIVHPCSHPENKPPPETEAEMMVEIFRYTDRVLNMARPRKLLMIAVDGVAPRAKMNQQRSRRFRSARDAALAQEELERQIQEREMRGEEIDLAIKGKKSWDSNSITPGTPFMDILARSLRYWVAYKLANDPGWASLQVIISDATVPGEGEHKIMNFIRSQRSDPEYNPNTTHCIYGLDADLIFLGLATHEPHFKVLREDVFAKDQAQRQLKLADQVNMDEATRQRLLAADQKKPFLWLHVSILREYLEVELNIPRLSFNFDLERAIDDWVFMCFFVGNDFLPHLPSLDVRDNGIDILVDIWKRVLPSMKDYLTCDGKLNLEGVETLMSHLAQKEDEIFRKRYEGERRREENDKRRKLEREQTNAVKNQLLKTVTKGKEKAPIMPTQNMTLTSLTTGETAGGLKMTNSEIVQNINTISKANAANKNVADILKKALFNNTEANGNASAVSVVKEAEIEEQEPIDVSEKKRSASAAFNSDSEQSDAEVIDTTDSIRLWEPGYKTRYYQQKFETTDAEEIEKIRKDMVRCYVEGISWALLYYFQGCPSWNWYYPYHYAPFAADFTNLSDIKVEFKQGTPFRPFEQLMSVLPAASGHNLPEVFRPLMSEPHSEIIDFYPTDFKIDMNGAKMAWQGICLLPFIDETRLLKTVREKYSELTEYEIERNTNRNEVLFLGRKNKYFDKFLKFYETKNKEEIYIHARKTGLAGKVFIMDKFDPKGTLKYELDVATDQYFDISNDTYLAMEYRLPAKVNSKSMLLAGYRPHLKLLTQQDKDQIVYSSNKFYRNNRNFQARNDIDYKPHIGPHGDTMYTMRVGGYKSFIHMYQEQAQSQAYQPPAQNSYQNQGYNNYQNQGYNNYQNQGYNNYNQGYNRGYNNYNNQNYNNANYNNYQGYGQRQNQGQYYNEFQRRPNRGNSRW; the protein is encoded by the coding sequence ATGGGTGTTCCTGCGCTTTTCAGATGGCTTTCGCGTAAATATCCCAAAATTATCTCACCGGTGATAGAAGAAGAGCCAATAGTGGTGGGTGATGTGGAACAGCCCGTCCAGTACTCCAATCCGAATCCTAATGGAGAGCTGGATAATCTGTATTTGGACATGAACGGTATTGTTCACCCGTGTTCCCACCCAGAAAATAAGCCCCCTCCAGAAACGGAAGCAGAGATGATGGTGGAGATTTTCAGATACACGGATCGTGTGCTCAATATGGCTCGTCCACGTAAATTGCTCATGATCGCCGTTGACGGCGTTGCTCCTCGTGCAAAGATGAACCAGCAGCGGTCTAGACGGTTCCGTTCGGCCAGAGATGCGGCCCTGGCACAGGAGGAGTTGGAACGGCAGATTCAGGAGAGAGAAATGCGAGGTGAGGAAATAGACCTCGCTATCAAGGGAAAGAAATCGTGGGACTCAAACTCGATTACTCCTGGCACACCGTTCATGGATATTCTTGCGCGTTCGCTTCGATACTGGGTGGCATACAAACTTGCCAACGATCCTGGATGGGCAAGCTTGCAAGTGATTATCAGTGACGCCACAGTGCCTGGAGAAGGAGAGCACAAGATCATGAACTTTATCAGATCTCAGAGATCGGACCCAGAATACAACCCGAACACCACACATTGCATCTATGGATTGGATGCCGATTTGATTTTCCTGGGTCTGGCCACCCACGAACCTCATTTCAAAGTTCTCCGTGAGGACGTGTTTGCAAAGGACCAAGCTCAAAGACAGCTGAAACTAGCCGATCAAGTGAACATGGACGAAGCCACGCGACAGAGACTTTTGGCTGCAGATCAGAAAAAGCCGTTTTTGTGGCTTCATGTGAGCATATTACGAGAATATCTCGAAGTTGAGTTAAACATCCCTCGCTTGTCATTCAATTTTGATCTGGAACGTGCCATTGACGACTGGGTTTTCATGTGTTTCTTTGTTGGTAACGATTTCTTGCCACATTTGCCGTCTTTAGACGTTCGAGACAACGGTATCGACATCCTCGTGGACATTTGGAAACGTGTTTTGCCAAGCATGAAAGATTACTTGACCTGTGATGGAAAGCTTAATTTGGAAGGTGTTGAAACTCTGATGAGCCATTTGGCGCAAAAGGAAGACGAAATTTTCCGTAAGCGGTATGAAGGCGAGAGACGCAGAGAAGAGAACGACAAACGGCGTAAGTTGGAACGGGAACAGACTAACGCCGTTAAGAACCAGCTACTCAAAACGGTCACCAAGGGCAAGGAAAAAGCACCAATAATGCCTACACAAAATATGACTCTGACAAGTCTAACAACAGGCGAGACCGCTGGAGGATTGAAGATGACGAACAGCGAGATCGTTCAAAACATCAACACTATTTCCAAAGCCAACGCTGCAAACAAGAATGTTGCAGATATTCTCAAAAAGGCGTTGTTCAATAATACTGAAGCTAACGGAAACGCCAGCGCTGTAAGCGTTGTCAAAGAAGCCGAGATTGAGGAGCAGGAACCGATTGATGTTTCTGAGAAAAAGAGATCGGCGTCGGCTGCCTTCAACTCCGACTCTGAGCAGTCAGATGCTGAAGTGATAGATACGACTGACTCTATCCGTCTCTGGGAACCGGGCTACAAAACAAGATATTACCAGCAGAAGTTTGAGACCACCGATGCCGAGGAAATAGAAAAGATCAGAAAAGACATGGTTCGATGCTATGTTGAGGGAATATCCTGGGCACTATTGTACTATTTCCAAGGATGTCCCTCGTGGAACTGGTACTATCCGTACCATTATGCCCCATTTGCTGCTGATTTCACAAATCTGTCTGATATCAAAGTTGAATTTAAACAGGGAACACCTTTTAGGCCATTTGAGCAATTGATGAGTGTTCTTCCTGCTGCATCAGGCCACAATCTCCCGGAGGTTTTCAGACCTCTGATGTCTGAGCCTCATTCAGAAATCATTGACTTCTATCCTACGGATTTCAAAATCGATATGAATGGTGCCAAAATGGCCTGGCAGGGCATATGCTTGCTTCCATTTATTGACGAGACTCGTTTGCTCAAGACAGTGCGCGAAAAGTACTCCGAGCTGACCGAGTATGAAATCGAACGCAATACCAACCGCAATGAGGTGCTATTTCTAGGTCGCAAAAACAAGTACTTTGATaagttcttgaagttttACGAAACGAAAAACAAGGAGGAGATATACATTCATGCTCGCAAAACCGGATTGGCAGGAAAGGTGTTCATCATGGACAAATTCGACCCCAAGGGAACACTTAAATATGAACTGGACGTGGCGACAGATCAATATTTCGATATCTCTAACGATACTTATTTGGCCATGGAGTATAGATTGCCAGCCAAGGTGAACAGTAAGTCCATGCTTTTGGCCGGGTATAGACCTCATCTGAAACTTTTGACGCAGCAGGATAAGGACCAGATCGTGTACAGCTCCAACAAGTTTTACAGAAACAATAGGAACTTCCAAGCCAGGAACGACATCGACTACAAGCCTCATATTGGCCCTCATGGAGACACAATGTATACGATGCGTGTTGGCGGATACAAAAGTTTCATCCACATGTATCAGGAGCAGGCTCAAAGTCAGGCTTATCAGCCTCCGGCACAAAATAGTTATCAGAACCAGGGATATAATAATTACCAGAATCAGGGATACAATAATTACCAAAACCAGGGATACAACAACTACAATCAAGGCTACAATCGTGGTTACAACAACTACAACAATCAGAATTACAACAATGCAAACTACAACAATTACCAAGGCTACGGACAGAGACAGAACCAAGGTCAGTATTACAACGAGTTCCAAAGACGGCCTAATAGAGGAAACAGCCGGTGGTGA
- a CDS encoding General amino acid permease AGP2, whose protein sequence is MGKSFFTNTTECKDLSSQTSSDSSSNGFFSATDSYLPQRKLKSRHVQLIAIGGSIGTGLFVTIGTGLVRGGPGSLLIAFTFWTVIILMLTTAIGEIVCYLPTASPFIEMAGRAVDEAAEFASGWNFFLVEALYIPFEITACNTMVHFWRSDYSPGIAFAIQIVLYIAFNIWTVRWYGESEFILSITKLILAIGLLLFTFIVMVGGNPQHDVFGFRNFNISPFAEYVTTGSLGKFEGWLAAWAKAGFVCVGPEYLSMVAGEASNPRKTMRTAFKTVIYRLAIFYIGGSLSVGILVACNNPQLIASVTSGKTDASASPYVIAIQNLNIKILPHIINVVIILSAFSAGNSYYYCASRQLYSLAKRGFAPRFLCLCNGNGIPIFSVAVTTVFALLSLLQLGRSSAVVLNWIVNLCTGAQLINYGWMTITYIGFYRAVQAQGVDRRSLPYRSWFQPYSIYIVTFFVWIQIFVIGYTVFLPGWWQVSDFLFYYLMIFVNIGLFVFWKLFKRTKFIKSQDVDLVSGLEEVEAHEMAIALEKDTQSDKWYDTALSWIL, encoded by the coding sequence ATGGGGAAATCTTTCTTTACCAATACGACTGAGTGCAAGGACTTGTCCTCTCAAACGTCGTccgactccagcagcaacgGGTTCTTCTCTGCTACCGATAGCTACTTACCCCAAAGAAAGTTGAAATCCAGACATGTGCAGCTCATAGCCATTGGAGGATCCATTGGAACGGGTTTGTTTGTCACGATTGGAACCGGACTGGTCCGCGGAGGCCCCGGCTCTCTTCTTATTGCCTTCACTTTTTGGACAGTCATCATTTTAATGTTGACCACGGCCATCGGTGAAATCGTCTGCTATTTGCCGACAGCATCTCCATTCATCGAAATGGCAGGACGTGCAGTGGATGAAGCTGCTGAATTCGCAAGTGGATGGAACTTCTTCCTTGTGGAGGCGCTCTACATCCCGTTTGAGATCACTGCCTGCAACACCATGGTgcatttctggagaagcGACTACTCTCCAGGCATCGCTTTTGCAATCCAAATTGTACTTTACATTGCATTCAATATCTGGACTGTGAGATGGTACGGAGAGAGCGAGTTCATTCTTTCGATCACCAAGCTGATTCTGGCGATTGGACTGTTGCTTTTCACATTTATCGTGATGGTGGGAGGAAATCCGCAGCACGATGTATTTGGCTTCCGAAACTTCAACATTTCACCATTTGCAGAGTATGTGACCACTGGATCCCTTGGAAAGTTTGAAGGGTGGCTCGCAGCCTGGGCTAAAGCAGGGTTTGTGTGTGTTGGACCGGAATATCTCTCCATGGTTGCTGGAGAGGCCAGTAACCCACGCAAGACAATGAGGACAGCTTTCAAGACAGTCATTTACAGACTGGCCATCTTTTATATCGGTGGCTCGCTATCTGTCGGCATCCTGGTCGCCTGCAACAACCCGCAACTTATCGCTTCTGTTACCAGTGGAAAAACCGACGCTTCCGCATCGCCATACGTCATCGCCATTCAAAACCTCAATATTAAGATTCTACCGCATATCATCAACGTTGTGATCATCCTCAGTGCATTCTCTGCTGGTAACTCATATTATTACTGTGCATCTCGTCAACTTTATTCTCTTGCGAAACGTGGATTTGCTCCACGGTTCCTTTGTTTGTGCAACGGCAACGGCATACCTATTTTCTCTGTTGCCGTCACCACCGTTTTCGCTCTTTTATCACTCTTGCAACTTGGAAGAAGCTCTGCCGTTGTGCTGAACTGGATCGTGAATCTCTGTACTGGCGCGCAACTCATCAACTACGGCTGGATGACCATCACCTACATTGGGTTCTATAGGGCTGTGCAAGCACAGGGCGTCGACAGACGCTCTCTGCCATATAGATCATGGTTCCAACCGTACTCGATCTATATTGTCACGTTCTTCGTGTGGATCCAGATCTTCGTCATTGGATACACCGTCTTCCTGCCCGGCTGGTGGCAGGTGTCTGACTTCCTCTTCTACTACCTGATGATCTTTGTCAACATCGGACTGTTtgtcttctggaagcttTTCAAACGCACAAAATTCATCAAGTCCCAGGACGTCGACTTAGTGTCGGGCTTGGAAGAGGTCGAAGCCCATGAAATGGCCATTGCTCTAGAGAAGGATACCCAGAGCGACAAATGGTACGACACTGCGCTTTCGTGGATACTGTAG
- a CDS encoding putative sensor/transporter protein involved in cell wall biogenesis encodes MANSSTAQPLLSFNAQFIAIAHTVCSLAAFLAALGVGYWLHFYKIVQNEHYGYPDEWFPSVSATIGDRYPERSVFQILIALTSGPRFLLLFISYIVFYRQNSIFPILGLVTGLIRTVTCGGWVYITSTDDHDFHDIFMISYIVLTIPWDMAVTKLSPTGSKIRRYRKYTAFAFFFMLVPLIYLFIQHKVHKVPGAYSYYAYCEWSLIFLDIGFDAWSICDFKDLTIEIVSTSKDATMFSTSFKTSTTSAKEPKLHAKPTQQGASLFQLTVDVINAFIFWSMYSSLFLLIWYFPLWHMGISGYETACLTLLSPILLSIPGTSKLVATYPQIVKAVSCLLGVGSYLVADPASRLLTTAAGIGLATISLSCDIWTLGNQKDTLAIKTYAATFVLGLILSAIAKFAFWTNNPIWPIMNKDTGGWNLTGLIVGVVSALFTKLPNAAPLSEKDIKTKKPSFVLTAMGFGSLIYSMSAMLTDSSTIILWNWEGYPIRGPIPVPHGAITLITMCAGIFFGLYKNNSYKKVTYAGVLGAIVLYAFNGWLGYIGGMAYAFWLCYITPLCFHHISKHTSLGAIFCVSFLFTVILSLMHVWVVAYAFVPGGPLLRERSDIVLGLSVLMIVGLVYDYQPLEVNGKQLHSVLRKLANHLVLLTLLSCWIAFARSQFEKPKPYHPKSRLMTAGIWTIHFGLDNDMWASEHRMRDLIKDLELDVVGLLESDTQRIIMGNRDLTQRIAEELEMYVDFGPGPNKHTWGAALLSKFPILNSTHHLLPSPVGELAPAIHATLDCYGELVDVVVFHSGQEEDVEDRRLQSLAVADIMGSSERPMVLLSYLVTDPLKGNYNTYVSEKSGMYDIDPTDDDRWCEYILYKKMKRTGYARISRGTITDTEVQAGKFVIPVNGHYDETYSQKRIDEKDVPPDMRFPSIFYGDGVREHRFHVFDEPRYFT; translated from the coding sequence ATGGCCAATTCGTCTACTGCCCAGCCGTTGTTGAGCTTCAACGCACAGTTTATTGCTATAGCTCACACGGTGTGCTCCCTGGCTGcttttttggcagctcTAGGTGTTGGTTATTGGCTCCATTTCTACAAGATCGTCCAGAACGAGCACTATGGTTACCCCGATGAGTGGTTCCCCAGCGTGTCTGCCACCATCGGTGACCGGTATCCAGAGCGGTCTGTGTTCCAGATTCTGATTGCTCTCACGTCTGGGCCGAgatttctgctgcttttcaTCAGCTACATTGTGTTCTACAGGCAAAACTCGATCTTTCCGATCTTGGGCCTTGTCACCGGTCTGATCAGAACCGTCACCTGCGGAGGATGGGTCTACATCACCTCCACTGACGACCACGATTTCCATGACATATTTATGATCTCGTATATCGTTCTAACCATTCCCTGGGACATGGCTGTCACCAAGCTGTCACCGACCGGGTCCAAGATCAGGAGATACAGAAAATACACGGCATTTGCCTTTTTCTTCATGCTTGTGCCGCTCATCTATCTTTTCATCCAGCACAAGGTGCACAAGGTTCCAGGAGCATACTCGTACTACGCCTACTGTGAGTGGTCGCTGATTTTCCTGGATATCGGATTCGACGCCTGGTCGATCTGCGATTTCAAAGATCTCACCATCGAAATTGTTTCCACGTCCAAAGACGCCACTAtgttctccaccagcttcaaaaCATCAACGACCTCTGCCAAAGAGCCAAAATTGCACGCGAAACCTACTCAGCAAGGCGCATCCTTATTCCAGCTCACAGTCGACGTGATCAACgcttttattttttggtCCATGTACTCGTCGCtattcttgttgatctggtACTTTCCTTTGTGGCACATGGGAATCTCGGGCTACGAAACTGCCTGTCTGACTCTGCTGTCTCCTATTCTTCTCTCGATCCCGGGAACTTCGAAATTGGTTGCCACTTATCCTCAGATCGTCAAGGCTGTTTCGTGTCTGCTGGGCGTGGGCTCCTACTTGGTCGCTGACCCAGCTTCGAGACTGCTCACTACCGCTGCTGGTATTGGTCTGGCCACCATATCGCTGAGCTGCGACATCTGGACGCTcggaaatcaaaaagatACTCTGGCCATCAAAACTTATGCTGCCACCTTCGTTCTTGGCCTCATACTCTCGGCCATTGCAAAATTCGCATTTTGGACCAACAATCCGATCTGGCCAATTATGAACAAGGACACTGGAGGCTGGAACCTGACTGGTCTGATTGTGGGTGTGGTCTCTGCACTTTTCACCAAACTACCTAATGCTGCTCCGCTCTCCGAGAAAGACATTAAAACTAAAAAACCCTCGTTCGTGCTCACCGCCATGGGTTTCGGCTCACTGATATACTCCATGAGCGCCATGCTCACCGACTCTTCCACCATCATTCTCTGGAACTGGGAGGGTTATCCTATTCGCGGACCTATTCCTGTTCCCCACGGAGCCATCACCCTGATCACCATGTGTGCAGGTATTTTCTTTGGACTTTACAAAAATAATAGCTACAAGAAAGTCACTTATGCCGGTGTGCTCGGTGCCATCGTGCTGTATGCTTTCAATGGATGGCTGGGTTATATTGGAGGAATGGCGTACGCCTTTTGGTTATGCTACATAACCCCGCTGTGTTTCCACCATATCTCGAAGCATACGTCTTTGGGTGCCATTTTCTGCGTCTCTTTCCTCTTCACCGTCATTCTTTCGCTGATGCATGTTTGGGTTGTCGCATATGCCTTTGTTCCTGGCGGACCGCTGTTGCGTGAAAGGTCCGACATTGTTCTTGGGCTGTCTGTCCTGATGATTGTCGGGCTGGTGTATGACTACCAGCCTCTTGAGGTCAACGGCAAACAGCTGCACTCTGTTTTAAGAAAATTGGCCAATCACCTGGTGCTGCTGACTCTGCTATCGTGCTGGATCGCGTTTGCTCGCTCCCAGTTCGAGAAACCAAAGCCGTACCACCCAAAGTCGAGACTCATGACAGCAGGTATCTGGACCATCCATTTTGGTCTCGACAACGATATGTGGGCGTCTGAGCATCGCATGCGCGATTTGATCAAGGACctcgagctggacgttGTGGGTTTGCTCGAATCTGACACCCAAAGAATTATCATGGGTAATAGAGACCTGACTCAGAGAATCGCAGAGGAGCTCGAGATGTACGTCGACTTTGGCCCAGGACCAAACAAACACACCTGGGGAGCCGCACTGCTGTCCAAGTTCCCTATTCTGAACTCCACCCACCACTTGCTCCCGTCACCAGTCGGAGAGCTGGCTCCGGCCATCCATGCCACGCTGGACTGCTACGGCGAACTGGTCGACGTGGTGGTGTTCCATTCCGGACAGGAGGAAGATGTTGAGGACCGCAGATTGCAGAGCCTTGCGGTGGCAGACATCATGGGTAGCTCGGAGCGGCCAATGGTTCTGCTGAGCTACCTCGTGACAGATCCTCTCAAGGGCAACTACAACACCTACGTGAGCGAAAAATCAGGCATGTACGACATCGACCCGACGGACGACGACCGTTGGTGCGAGTACATTCTATACAAAAAGATGAAACGCACAGGCTATGCCCGAATCAGCAGGGGCACCATCACAGACACGGAGGTGCAGGCCGGCAAGTTTGTGATCCCCGTGAATGGACACTATGACGAGACGTACTCACAGAAACGAATCGATGAGAAGGATGTGCCGCCAGATATGAGGTTCCCTTCGATATTCTACGGCGACGGTGTTCGCGAGCACCGGTTCCATGTATTTGATGAGCCAAGATATTTTACATAG
- a CDS encoding putative NADH-ubiquinone oxidoreductase subunit, mitochondrial precursor, with the protein MAVKPFKKSPDVSFDDIDYRDPLELKKAQESLMREQFIKVEVLKIVRKALENCFRVNGPNAHEECRNLANRYLDLLPESRAQGFLGYQRNDPSK; encoded by the exons ATGGCAG TCAAACCGTTTAAGAAAAGCCCAGACGTCTCGTTCGACGATATCGACTACCGCGACCCATTGGAACTGAAAAAAGCTCAGGAGTCGCTCATGAGAGAGCAGTTCATCAAGGTGgaggtgctcaagatcgtGAGAAAGGCTCTTGAGAACTGCTTCAGAGTCAACGGCCCCAACGCACACGAGGAGTGCCGCAACCTCGCCAATAGATACTTGGACCTGCTGCCAGAGAGTCGCGCACAGGGATTTTTGGGCTACCAGCGCAACGACCCGTCGAAATAG
- a CDS encoding MNN2 Alpha-1 2-mannosyltransferase has protein sequence MWITRTNLKYRTKQRVRTSVILACAASVLLFLVIRSFFLENNERVAGSNAIVVNDDVARGSTSKKTAKELLAQKKKTHESVYDNLSVEDREKMRIINQPSPDDPRGLRLELGHTFFKSVFNVLDKGKPRVSPLTKYKSTERIYHAGYEVMGDGPSLSKEYLSGFLQLSRSEINSMKKSHSFVTRNLPDTYPIGLYSGNGVVYVGGGKFNWLALLSIKTLRSVGSKLPVEVLIPKLDEYEVDLCTTIFPALDAKCIYMPKQLGEQISERFSFFGYQYKALALMLSSFENVLLLDADNTPLHAPDHLFETEPFTSTGMVIWPDYWKRSTAPAFYDIVNIEIDESHRVSHGFQEYGKYTVPNSPPDQPPPLHQLKGAIPDPSSESGQLMLSKKTHSKVMLLALYYNMYGPNHYYPLLSQGSDGEGDKETFIAAAHVLKKSFYQVKKIIKSIGRWVNHEFTGSAMGQFNCHEDYELYKKYENTFEHVDEVPKLLFLHSNFPKLDPWSLKVDEVIYDPKTGKRERLYGTGYLEALGFDFERVQWENMKFYICDLNLHPKLFSDRDIDHDELCAEIKEHLEFLKSTTN, from the coding sequence ATGTGGATAACGAGGACAAACCTCAAATATCGAACAAAACAAAGAGTTCGCACCTCTGTGATACTTGCATGCGCTGCATCTGTGCTCTTGTTTCTTGTGATACGATcgttttttctggaaaataATGAAAGGGTAGCTGGGAGCAATGCAATTGTTgtgaacgacgacgtggcCCGGGGGTCGACTTCCAAGAAAACTGCCAAGGAGTTGTTGGCccaaaaaaagaaaactcATGAGAGTGTCTATGACAACCTTAGTGTCGAGGACCGCGAGAAGATGCGAATCATCAACCAGCCATCTCCTGATGATCCAAGGGGCCTTAGGTTGGAACTAGGCCATACGTTCTTCAAGTCAGTGTTTAACGTGTTGGACAAAGGCAAGCCCAGGGTATCACCTCTGACGAAGTACAAGTCCACGGAAAGAATATATCACGCAGGTTACGAAGTGATGGGCGATGGCCCATCGTTGTCAAAAGAATATCTTTCCGGGTTTTTGCAGCTAAGTCGAAGTGAGATAAACTCAATGAAGAAAAGCCATTCATTTGTCACTCGAAATCTCCCGGACACGTATCCTATTGGCCTTTACTCCGGAAACGGCGTGGTGTACgttggaggaggaaaatTTAATTGGCTAGCTTTGCTTTCGATTAAAACCCTTAGATCTGTCGGGTCCAAGTTACCTGTTGAAGTTCTGATCCCGAAACTGGACGAATACGAAGTTGATTTGTGTACCAcgatttttccagctctggatGCCAAATGTATATACATGCCAAAGCAGCTGGGAGAGCAAATCAGTGAAAGATTCTCATTTTTCGGATATCAGTACAAGGCTCTGGCACTGATGCTATCGAGCTTTGAAAATGTGCTGCTGCTAGACGCAGATAATACACCTTTGCATGCGCCGGACCACTTGTTCGAGACGGAGCCATTCACCAGCACGGGTATGGTCATCTGGCCCGATTATTGGAAACGGTCCACTGCTCCTGCATTTTACGACATCGTCAACATCGAAATCGATGAGAGCCATCGGGTCAGTCATGGGTTCCAAGAGTATGGAAAATATACAGTTCCCAATTCTCCGCCAGACCAGCCTCCTCCTTTGCATCAACTCAAGGGAGCCATCCCGGATCCTTCGAGCGAGTCTGGCCAACTGAtgctctccaaaaaaaCACATTCGAAGGTCATGCTTCTTGCACTCTACTACAACATGTATGGTCCAAATCATTACTATCCTCTTCTTTCGCAAGGATCAGATGGCGAGGGAGACAAGGAGACATTtattgctgctgctcatgTGCTGAAAAAGTCATTTTACCAGGTCAAGAAAATTATCAAGAGTATTGGAAGATGGGTCAATCATGAATTTACAGGAAGTGCGATGGGACAGTTCAACTGTCACGAGGATTACGAACTGTACAAAAAATATGAGAATACTTTTGAGCATGTGGATGAAGTTCCCAAGCTGCTTTTCTTGCACTCCAACTTCCCTAAGCTCGATCCATGGTCTCTCAAAGTGGATGAGGTCATCTACGACCCAAAAACAGGTAAGCGTGAGCGACTCTATGGAACAGGGTATCTGGAAGCACTGggctttgattttgaacggGTGCAATGGGAGAACATGAAGTTTTACATCTGTGACCTTAATTTGCATCCAAAGCTTTTTTCTGACCGCGATATAGATCATGACGAGCTTTGCGCTGAAATCAAAGAGCATctggaatttttgaaaagcacCACAAATTAA